From Micromonospora carbonacea:
GGTGTGGCAGGCCCCGGCGGCGGGCACGAACTGCGTCGGCGCCGCCATCGCCCGCCAGTCGTCGGCGAGGTCACCGTCCAGACCGGCCGGCGTGCCGCAGCCGCCCAGCGCCAGCGCCGCCCCCGCCGACACGGCGACCGCCGTCCACCATCGCCGCATCAGTCCGACCTCCCCGTCGCGGTGGTCGCGGGCACCGGCCTCCGTCGCCGGGCGCGCCACGGAGCGGCACTTTACGGCACCGGCGCTCAGCTCGCGGGTAGTCCCTTCGGCCCGGCGCCGCGCATCGACCGGGTGAGCTTGCGGTCGTCGCTCCACAGGAAACACCGCACCCCGCGGTCGCCCTCGTCCCACTCCCGCTGCGACGGGGGATAGAAGATCGACCCCGCCCGGTACGGCAAGTCGCTGTTGTTGGGCACCTCGGCGAAGTCGGCGATCAGCGCCATGCAGCGGCGGTGCACCCGCTGGTTGGACCGGATGAACTCGGCCCAGGTCATGTCGCGTTCGGTGTAGACCCCGACGAACTCGGCGCGGTGCGGCTCGGTGCACAGCACGGGCGCCATGTAGTTCAGGTTCGCGCCGATCAGCTTCGGGTCGAAGCAGCGGTGGGTCAACGGCGAGTCGCCGACCATCGCGCCGCGCAGGCTGCCGACGCGGTTGACCGGCCGGGTGTTGTCGATGCTGTCGGTCTCGCTGAGGTCGCAGCGGTACCAGCGGGCCCCGCTCGCCCAGGCGGAGGTCGACGGCAGGGCGATGGTGAGGCTCAGCCGGGCCGAGTGCCAGTCGCCGCCGAGCACCTCCCGGGCCCGCTGGTCGCACTCGGCACGGGCGACGCGCAGGACGGGCGTGCCCGCCTCGGGCCGCGGGCCGGCGTCGATGACCGGGTCGGTGAAGATGCCGACGTGGATCGTCTCGGCCAGGTGGCTGCGGGCGCAGTCCACCGTCTCGTACGTGCCGGCCTGGACGACCGCGGTGATCCGGGGCAGGCAGGCGTCGGTGGCCGGGATGAACATCTGCGGTTCCCGCAGCGTCGGCCAGTCGTCGGTGAGGTCGCCGTCGGCACCGTGCGGACGGGCGCAGCCGCCCAGCAGCATCGTCACCGTGCCGGCCAGCGCCAGCGCCACAAGCCACCGTCGCATCGTCCGCCCTTTCCGGGAGCTGACGGTCGGGCGCCACGGCCCGTGGGGGCGTTTCCGCCACCGGGCGTGCAGCTTACGTGACCGTCCTGCATGGAGTCTTGCTGCGTTTCCCTCGATCGGCCAGTCGCGGCTGACTTTTCGTCCGGGATTGCCGTCCGGACCGGCCGATCTTGCACCATCGGTCACGGCTGGGTCACAGGGCGTCCGGAAAGGTGCCGCGATGCGGGCGGCTGATGGCCGCGTTCGTACACTGACCTCGTGACCGTACCGCCGTCGATCATCGCGCCCAGCATCCTCGCCGCCGACTTCGCCCGCCTCGCCGAGGAGGTCCGCGCCGTCGAGGGCGCCGCGGACTGGTTGCACGTGGATGTCATGGACAACCACTTCGTGCCGAACCTGACCATCGGGCTGCCCGTCGTGCAGAGCCTGCGCGCCGCGACCGAGCTGCCGTTCGACGTGCACTTGATGATCACCGACCCGCGCCGGTGGGCCCCGGGGTACGCCGACGCCGGGGCGCACAACGTCACCTTCCACGCCGAGGCATGCGACGACCCGGTGTCGCTGGCCAAGGACCTGCGGGCGGCCGGGGCGAAGGCCGGGCTGGCGATCGACCGGGACACCCCGATCGAGCCCTACCTGGAGCTGCTGCCCAGCTTCGACACGCTGCTGATCATGACGATCAAGGCCGGCTTCGGCGGGCAGCGGTTCATCCCCGAGCTGCTCGACAAGGTGCGCGCGGCCCGCCGGCACGTCGACGCCGGCCACCTGGAGCTGCGCATCGAGGTCGACGGCGGGATCGCCGCCGACACCATCGAGCAGGCGGCCGCCGCGGGCGCGGACGCGTTCGTGGCCGGCACCGCCGTCTACGGCGCCGAGGACCCCGCCGAGGCGGTCCGCCGCCTGCGGGGCCTGGCGGAGCGCGCGACCGCCGGGGCCTGAGGTGGACCCGGCCGACGAGCGACCCGACCTCATCCTCGTCGTCGACGACGACGCCGACATCGCCCGGTTCGTCGAGTTCAACCTGCGGCTGCACGGCTTCGAGGTGATCCACGCCGGCGACGGCCAGGAGGCCCTGGAGGTGATCGAGCGGCAGCGGCCCGATCTGGCGGTGGTCGACCTGATGATGCCGCGCGTCGACGGGCTGGAGCTGACCCGGCGGCTGCGCGCCGACCCGATGACCTCCGCCCTGCCGGTGATCATGCTGACCGCCAAGGGGATGACCGTGGACAAGGTCCACGGGCTCAGCGCCGGCGCGGACGACTACCTGGTCAAGCCCTTCGACACCGCCGAGCTGGTCGCCCGGGTCAGCTCCACGCTGCGCCGCAACAAGGAGTTCCGGGAGGTCTCGCCGCTGACCGGCCTGCCCGGCAACTCCCGGATCCGGCGGGAGATCAGCGACCGGGTCCGCAGCGGCGTCGACTACGCCGTCGGCTACGTCGACATCGACCGGTTCAAGAGCGTCAACGACCGGTACGGCTTCGTCCGGGGCGACGAGTTCATCTCCGCCCTGGCCCGCAGCCTGCACCGGGCGGTCGTGGCGATCGGGCTGCCGCCGGCCTTCCTCGGCCACGTCGGCGGCGACGACTTCGTCATCGTCTGCGCCCCCGACCAGGTGCGGCCGCTGACCTCCCGGGCCGTGGTCGACTTCGAGACCGCCGCCGACAAGCTCTACGACCCGTCCGACGCCGCGCGCGGCTACGTCGAGCTGAAGGACCGGCGGGGCAACATCCGGCGGGCCGCCCTGGTCACCCTGTCGATCGGGGTCTCCGTCTCCGACGCCGGCAAGCGCCTGACCAACCCGCTGGACGCGATCGCGGTCGCCTCGGAGATGAAATCCGTGGCCAAGAGCCAACCCGGCTCGTACGTGGCGGTCGACCGGCGGCGCAGCCTTTCTTGAATCTTGCCCACCTGTGTGAGGTAGCTCCCCGAGGGCAGACGCGCGGCGGGTGGCGTGCCACACTTCTCGCAGTACCCACCACGCGCTGGCGGGACTCGGTGTAATTCCGAACCGGCGGTGATCCACGGCTGCGGCCGTGGTAAGCCCGCGACCCGGACGGCCCTGCCGCCCGGTGGACCTGGTGAGACTCCGGGGCCGACGGTTGGGGGCGGGCCAACCCACCCCCAGACAGTCCGGATGGGAGACAGCGCGCGGGACGGGGCGGGCCCTGTGCCGACGGCTGTCCTCGGCCGCCGCGTGGGCTCCCCGGGGTCGGCTCTGCCGTCCCCGGCCGCCGCCGCCTGCCCGCGGCCTCCCGTGTTCGCCCGCGCGGACCGGCGAGTGAGAGGGCAGGACAGGGCGATGGCCAGCGTCTCCGTGGACGACGCGATGCGTCGGGCGATCGCGCTCGCGGCCCGTGGCCTCGGCACCACCAGCCCCAACCCCGTGGTCGGCTGCGTGCTGCTCGACCCGGACGGCGAGGTCGTCGGGGAGGGATTCCACGCGTACGCGGGCGGACCGCACGCCGAGATCGTCGCGCTCGCCCAGGCCGGGCCGCGGGCCCGGGGCGGGACCGCCGTCGTCACCCTGGAACCCTGCGACCACACCGGCCGCACCGGCCCGTGCAGCCACGCCCTCCTCGCCGCCGGCGTCGCCCGGGTGGTGATCGCCGTGCCCGACCCCAACCCGGTCGCCTCCGGCGGCGCCGCGACCCTGCGCGCCGGCGGCGTCGACGTCGAGGTGGGGGTGCGCGCCGCCGAGGCCGAGGCCGGCAACGTCGCCTGGCTGACCTCGATGCGCCGGGGCTGGCCGTACGTCGTCTGGAAGTGCGCCGCGACCCTCGACGGGCGCTCCGCCGCCGCCGACGGCACCAGCATGTGGATCACCTCGGAGGCCGCCCGGACCGACGTGCACGCCCTGCGCGGCACCGTCGACGCGGTCATCGCCGGGGTCGGCACCGTGCTCGCCGACGACCCCCGGCTCACCGCCCGCAACCTGCGCGACGGCACCCTGGCCATCCGGCAGCCGCTGCGGGTGGTCGTGGACACCTCCGGGCGTACCCCCGCCGACGCCCGGGTCCGCGACGGCGCCGCCCGCACATGGGTCGCCACCGCCGCCGAGGTCGGCGTCGGCCCGGACGGCCGGGTCGACCTGCCGGCGCTGCTCGCGGAGCTGCACCACCGGGGGGTACGGGCCGCGCTGCTGGAGGGCGGCCCGAAGCTGGCCGGCGCGTTCCTCGCCGCCGGCCTGGTCGACCGGGTCGTCGCCTACGTCGCGCCGAAGCTGCTCGGCGCCGGGCCGACCGCGCTGGCCGACGCCGGCGTGACCACCATCGCCGACGCCA
This genomic window contains:
- a CDS encoding septum formation family protein, which produces MRRWLVALALAGTVTMLLGGCARPHGADGDLTDDWPTLREPQMFIPATDACLPRITAVVQAGTYETVDCARSHLAETIHVGIFTDPVIDAGPRPEAGTPVLRVARAECDQRAREVLGGDWHSARLSLTIALPSTSAWASGARWYRCDLSETDSIDNTRPVNRVGSLRGAMVGDSPLTHRCFDPKLIGANLNYMAPVLCTEPHRAEFVGVYTERDMTWAEFIRSNQRVHRRCMALIADFAEVPNNSDLPYRAGSIFYPPSQREWDEGDRGVRCFLWSDDRKLTRSMRGAGPKGLPAS
- the rpe gene encoding ribulose-phosphate 3-epimerase — translated: MTVPPSIIAPSILAADFARLAEEVRAVEGAADWLHVDVMDNHFVPNLTIGLPVVQSLRAATELPFDVHLMITDPRRWAPGYADAGAHNVTFHAEACDDPVSLAKDLRAAGAKAGLAIDRDTPIEPYLELLPSFDTLLIMTIKAGFGGQRFIPELLDKVRAARRHVDAGHLELRIEVDGGIAADTIEQAAAAGADAFVAGTAVYGAEDPAEAVRRLRGLAERATAGA
- a CDS encoding GGDEF domain-containing response regulator; protein product: MDPADERPDLILVVDDDADIARFVEFNLRLHGFEVIHAGDGQEALEVIERQRPDLAVVDLMMPRVDGLELTRRLRADPMTSALPVIMLTAKGMTVDKVHGLSAGADDYLVKPFDTAELVARVSSTLRRNKEFREVSPLTGLPGNSRIRREISDRVRSGVDYAVGYVDIDRFKSVNDRYGFVRGDEFISALARSLHRAVVAIGLPPAFLGHVGGDDFVIVCAPDQVRPLTSRAVVDFETAADKLYDPSDAARGYVELKDRRGNIRRAALVTLSIGVSVSDAGKRLTNPLDAIAVASEMKSVAKSQPGSYVAVDRRRSLS
- the ribD gene encoding bifunctional diaminohydroxyphosphoribosylaminopyrimidine deaminase/5-amino-6-(5-phosphoribosylamino)uracil reductase RibD — its product is MASVSVDDAMRRAIALAARGLGTTSPNPVVGCVLLDPDGEVVGEGFHAYAGGPHAEIVALAQAGPRARGGTAVVTLEPCDHTGRTGPCSHALLAAGVARVVIAVPDPNPVASGGAATLRAGGVDVEVGVRAAEAEAGNVAWLTSMRRGWPYVVWKCAATLDGRSAAADGTSMWITSEAARTDVHALRGTVDAVIAGVGTVLADDPRLTARNLRDGTLAIRQPLRVVVDTSGRTPADARVRDGAARTWVATAAEVGVGPDGRVDLPALLAELHHRGVRAALLEGGPKLAGAFLAAGLVDRVVAYVAPKLLGAGPTALADAGVTTIADAIDLEITDVTQVGPDLRITALPRKREG